tatattattagttgacATAAtgctattaatacaatttttcttactggtatatattattatgtagataatatCTTCACATatcgttatacatattatatatgtatatatttgtgatTTTCCAGCATTAAACTATACATTCCAGTCATTCCCAATCATAAtcattaactttaataataataaataatctatttaagtaataatattatattaatatcgaaCCATGATCTTTATTAGAACATATCGAATtaaagaaatgtataatagttcaGTTCGATAGAAAACACAATTCTCCATATTCCAAGGTCTTTgagttgtattaatatttgtttatttttaagtcgattaaacacataatacaatattgtacacattgatattttacatgataaatCCGTGTCGACTACAACTAGCGCTTTAGTTCACTAGTTACGCCACTTCGACGGAAACCTTAGTAGAAAaccatgatttaaatataccaaaactcagaatttaaataaacgagTTGTTAAACGATAAATGGAGGCGAATATGATGCTTAGTTAATTGTCATGTATAAATACGCAAAattgtagataaatataaaacaatatctaaCACGTATTTAAGCCCGAGGTATATGCCCTacacaaaaacataattttgagTCGACGAGGTTTTCTATTGAGACACTACACTGCGGTATACGATTAACGATCGTTGAGATTTAATAGCTGTAGACATCTAAGGCAACTTCACCGTGAATAGCGTGTACCTATAGTCACGGAGTTCTATAACACTGTAATGGTAGGTCTACTGATGATGATCGACACGATGGATGAAAGGGGTTTTTGCGAGGCCGATAAACGATGGATGGAACCCGTGAAGTGCTATTTTCCACTGTTTGATTTTGTCAAACCACTGCCCGGCCGATGGATGTGTCTGGCGTACGCGGCAATGTTTTCCGGTAAGTCACAAACAGAAACGtttttactaaatacataataatataatataataaatgtacgtaTACATCGACGTGTGTGCGTAtggatttaataatgataggaACAGATTTGACAGAAAGCAATTACGGCACCTACTCCGGGCATGGTTCCAAGGTATACCCTGATTCTAAAACatgataaattgtaatttatagattctagatatttatttaaagaaaaaaaattagtgtaataaaataaaaatgttgatttaaaaaaaaaaaaaattttaattgtatgatgGTGTCGACTGCATAATCAATTTTCGTGGTGACGTTAAGTTACCATTATGTTGTTACACGTCTAATCGGTTTTTGTCTATATTAATTGTAGAATCTAATTTTGTGCATCTATATTCGTCATAATAGTTGACCATTCTATATTTCGTTGTAATTAGTCAATAGGATGAGTTTGCAATTTTAAGTCACTagattttttttgggggggctTTTTAGACTTTAAATCTGGCCGTGGGCCCTGTATGTTGGCCCTAAACACTtttccatattataaaatacttgtcttaaaaacttaattctGTTACTCGTACTTCATAGGCGTTCTCGGCATGTTAATGGGTTTCCACTATCGCATCAGCTGTGCCATGTACGCTATTCCTTACTGGTACATATTTTTGGCCGACAAAAGCGTGTGGAACAACCATTCATATCTGTTCGGTCTGCTGATCGCGATTTTCTCCGTGATAGACGCTCACCACAACTGGTAAGcagaatagtattatattttgtctcgtacactataatattattaaatcaatgttattgtatttaattacgcGTGTCGTATTATCCTAAAGGTCCATAGACCGGTTGCTGCAAAAAATTCCGTCGGACACCCCGTCTTCTGTTCCCCGTTGGAACTATCTGCTGCTTAGAATACAGTTTTTCATCATGTACTTCGTGGCTGGCTTAAAGAAATTCGAACCCGATTGGCTGTGGGGCTACTCGATGATGTCGTTGGGACACCATTACGCATTCACTCCATTCAGGTGCATAGCTATATTTGCATAATTCATGCAATGACAAACtaatacatagtaataatattattcaactatATCGGTCGACTCGATAAGTGGAGTACGTGGTAAAATTATGATGgtgtatttaattgattttgatttcacCAATAATACAGGTACTTTTTCTCAGCCGAATTCGTAGATCATTGGATAGTGCACGTCGGAGGATTTCTCATCGACTTATTATCGGGATTCGGACTGTGTTTCCGGTCCACTCGACCGTTCACTATTATAGTGCTGCTCGCTTTTCATAGCATGAACGCAACCATGTTTACCATAGGTGAGTATTAAATAAGCGGACgacatataaaatgtatttcttatatatatatatatattatgtatctgaACGTGTAGATGATAACAAGTCACTccgtgatataaatattattattacaatgtgtGTAATTTCTTAGTTACGCGCATATAACTATAtcgtagaatatattatactctgtaAACGTAAGCTCTATCCGtgtttacatttacatttacacAACACACATTCATTACACACCAATACGTATATACGttttagtacctacttatacgtgtataaattagtaatttatgagTTGTCGACACCTTTTGAGAGTTTTGGCACGCCGCGTTTGTCTGGAAAATATTGGAGTAGATATTGTAGATTCCAGTCTATAGAACTCTATATTGTAGCGACAATTTCTTTTCGACTTGAAAGACTTCAAGTTacgtacttaaatttaataaatatccttatgattacatttttctattttgagtcacttatacatttatattttttagctaATCGTATATACagttaactaaatttttatcaatgtgTTCCTCGTATTTCACCCACCATTTGTTGTTCCATTTTACATTCTTAAACATCTCCATCTTTCCACGTTTTAAcccgatattttaaaaagtgctctttttgttattattacaaaaataataatactatataaattttacttaactttataaactttttattataatttaaaataaataaaaatggtttattgTATGGTTAgttcatttatttgtataacaaaaaaataaaataatgttcatcTATACTTATACAGGTATGTTTCCATACGTTTGCGCCGCAATGATACCAGTATTTTGTGAACCGAAAACAATGTCTAAGATGTTGCGAACCGCTGTGGAATCTGTTTGGAACGACAAGTCTGGACCAAAATCAGTCGACTACAAACCACCGACGACGACTAAACAAAATGTCATTGTCGCAGGAGTGTGTGTGTACACAGCTCTACAGTTATTTTTGCCGTACTCACATATATTAACACAGGTATATTGTACGCACTGTGTGACCAACGGATTTACCGCATCATCCCACCCTTTAGATTATGGTTCTTCTTTGCTTTGACTAAGATCCCCTCACtatcatttttactttaaatcttACTCTTGACTTTTATCATGAATTGTGAGCCTTTAAAATTTGatcgaaaattgtatttttattaatacaaaaattaactttaaaaaaataagtcatctcggaaacaaaaaaaaaacgattaagatttaaattaattgcatCAATcaagtaaatgtatttttcaaactacaaaaatttgtttattttattttgtttattttgataatagtaatgtGACCCATGTGAGAatgtgaaatttattttgtgcatTAACTTGAATAACGCtggtaattgtaataattttaaaataaaagcaatCGTAGAACGaaatcttataatatgaaggtatgttaatattttccatATGACATACCAAACATAAACGAAACACCAAAAACGTTAGTTTTATtcaacaacatattttacatattattcctTTGTTTTTGGTTTGAAACAATTTTCTGTGAAAAACAAACTTCcacatacctatatgtatcATGCATGTTgacgtaaatattaaattattttttaaagtgcaAACTATTATGTCTTCAGACAATgcgtttcaaatttttataattagtgattttattataaaaaaaaaattatacagattattttcattaaatggtacataggtaataaaaacatttttacgttTCGTTAACATTTTTCCAGCGTTTCCTAAGTTTATTAtaccaaaattataacattacatattttactacaGGGTTACAACGGATGGCGAAATGGATTATATGGATATTCTTGGGACATGATGGTATACAATGTCGAAGTGGCAAAGGTAGAAATAAAGGTATTGGACCACGTACGTCGTGAACAATTCTTCTTGGATCcacaagtaataatatacccatgatatatttatatacattctgTCTGTCGTCGCCTTTTCGGGCAATGCAAATGCTTCAATTTTTAACGTTAAGGATGGTTTCTGGTAAAACATTGGATCTAGTTTGTACTATTGTACTTTAGgtgattaaaagtaaaaaaaaaactcccggtttttttaaaaataatcaggaAAAACAGGGATATTTATGTGAAAACCAGTATGTgacaaaatctattttgttttttgttgtaattcaaaaaacacATAAGCATAGATGCTTGAAATTGTcactaaatatagatatacaatacaattttccaTACCGTATAACATTAAGTACTCAATAACATCGATATTTTGACTCTTTTGAGCTGCATATAGATGCAGTGCCGGATTTACGTGTAAGCTACACAAGCTATAGCTTGTCCAACTGAGCATTTGTCATATTCCATGACATATAATCGTTAAATATTTGGGGCCCCCAACCgacagcaaaaaaaaaaaaaaaaatattcacacaaAATGGATCAACACGGAGACATATTTCGcgtgttgaatattattattatgagctagttacttgaaaattaatattattatgttacactATATTGGTATAGATCAGTAAATTGATAACGATCTgcaccatataaatataaatttattttcgttgTGTTTATCagtcattgtttttattccgttcgattttatttatagctgTGAATACCCGTAACCCGTATGAGGTATGACCCTTTCCTTAAATCAAACGCAATAGCCGAtggtatgaataaaatattttgtaggtttttattgtaaacacaATGATTTAAGTTTTATCTAAAACCGTATAAGTTACGGCATAtaagtgatattatataaatatataatatcacagcaggcatataataaattactaaaatgactgctcacattattaaataatacgcaaatagtttaatttattgacataAGGAtcttaacaaaacaatttcacTAAACACCAATTTACGGatcatacgtattatataatttcatctCTAACTAAGTAGAATGTTGAACATGCTTAAGATAATGCATTTTCCTGCATCGGATTAAAATTGACAAATGTAACATTTATATGTGTACATCTTAAAATGTCTTACCATAAATATGTTGATCAAAAACTTTAGTATAGTACCTTACAAATCACTAGTTGACAGCGGAAATATATACTTTCAAAGtttcaaaaccatttttatattttatctataataatatttgtaattgagaaacgaaaaaaaaatgtctgtacaataaataatattatgtattcatttCATTTACACTTATATCACGACAGAGCTGGACGAACAACAACAAGTGGATGTTGCACGGTGATATGTTGAAGCAGTTCGCAGGGTGCGTGGCTGCCAACATGCCCGATAGACGTGACAACATGTCCATCCAAATGGACATCTGGGGGTCACTCAACGGTCGATTCCACCAGCGCTTGGTCGACCCAAAGGTGGACCTATTGCACGCCCCTTGGTCGCCCTGGTCACCTGTACCCTGGCTAATGCCTTTGATCCGACACTTAGACCGATGGCGGCCTTTGATGATAGACGCAAAACGCAACACGGATGATGACCTACTATTTTTCGCCGATTTTCCTGGTACATATTGAACCTGCAATTGgtccttatttattattcgtgtttttgattttttttttcaaaaacttcttcctaaaaaaattgtatcacaaaaaaaaattcaaacatatttattgattttaaccaATGTCACAAAAGCTATGatttattgacaatttttcaaaaccgttaattttttaataggcTTAATCAATCATGATAAAAAACAGGTTAACTAACGTAGTTAACTTTACAATGGCTCTTACTCCACACTCACTCTTTTACTGTTTATACGTAGCTCTGCGAAcctaatctatttttaaatattatcatattcacTAAATcgttgttaaatatttcaccatttttattttcgaagTTTTGACTttcagtgttatttttttgcgaTTTTAATTAGAACCGTTACTTTCATGGTCACGTGCATAAactattacacattttattattctaaaaacgtAATCGGGGAGTAGAACACTGATTTGCCGATGTATTACGTTAAAGCCTCCTTTCCCACCATAATCTCTCACCGAAATAATGTCGATCGTGTTTGTAGAGTATCGCACTGATTTTATCGGgatgaaagttttttttcattttaattaaaaatataattaatatatacgcaAGTTTGTACATTATGATTAATTGTGATGgaaactatacaaaaatatgcagTGTCACGCGGGGTCGGTCAGATGAAAAGACTAAAGTAGGTCCCCAGGACGGTTTCATTTGAAATGCCTGTTTTTTGGGAGTTGTCGACGACGGTGCGAGGGGAAAAAATTCTGATTAAAGGGCTATTCGCCATTTGGTGATTTTGGATTTATTTGTGTGGCGAAGGAAGGAGGAATGGTTGGTGAATTTTTTTGGCCGATGTCCTTATATCAGCCGTTTGTACAGGTATGACCGTGACGAACGACGCGGACGACCGGGAACAGACGACCACCACATTGGCAGTGCTCGAAGGTGCCGTGGCCGTGCGAGAATCGCAGATCGGTGGCGGAGACGATAACGGGACCGTGCGGCTGGTGTCCGGCGAAGCGATGGACGTGACGGGCAGACACGTCGTGACCACCGTGAGTGCGACACCGTCGTGTTACGTATTTGCGTCGACGGTGGAAATCGGTGGAGGCGGTGGTGGATGTGGTGCCAGTGGACACGGTGGCGACGACGGAGGAGTATTGACTCGGCCCGCTGCAGTCGGCGGCAATCGTGCCAAAAGCTGTTCAAAGGCTTGTTACGCGTTCGCGTTACATGCGATTAGAGACGCGTTTTCCGCTTTGTTTTTTCGTACGGCTGTCTGACCTGCAGTAGTCGTAACGTGACTTTTCGTGGTATACGCAGCTAATTATCCTATTAGACATTTCGGTAGTTTGCGCGTTCGTTCAGCGTTATTCTCGCTGGGCTGAAACCAACTAtccaaatattatgatgtttttgCACATCTACCTATTTactcgaataaaaaataataatgtatactagaatgcttatttaatataatataccgatatccgttacaaaataatatgttaagttGAATAAATATCGCGTTTTTATCAGCACACGGTAATAACGTCTGTTTTATACCTGCGATTCAAACAactgtattgtttattttattcttgctTTAGTTCAGCTCTCGAATAGGGGACGTTCTAAGGCAGAGCAATTCAAACTTTTTTGTTCCACAGTTCCATCGTCTTGTTATTCCTAAAGTCCTGACCTAATTTATAGCCTtgtgacaaaatataaatgccaaaaaaataacgtttaacTGTATGTGAATAACTATATCATACGATTTGTACCACAACGAGGATCGGTGGAGGTTTTGATTATACTGATTCTAGATAAATTTGTGTTGCACCATAAGAAATGTATTAGGGGAGGAGTGTTTGTTAAACATTTGCAGAATGCTATGTATAATTGAAAGACCTAAGCCCTATAgtgatatttgatattttttcgcTGCAcggaaaaacaattaattataaaatatatgtttttaaaatcatgatTAAGGAAAATCACTAACGAGTTTGCGTtggtaaataggtattatattattattcgttgagACAACACAAGTAGATATTTTAACGCGAAATCGGACgggtaacataattattataatgtgcgcAGATCTCTTGGGGTTGGGGCAACCTAGAAACTAGATAATTATCACTAGAAGTTATCACGTTGTCACACCATAAATCGCATCTATGTTTAATTCCTTTTATGGATCACTATTCAATGGTCGGATtaatatttcgatttttaaacataagtaTACCTACAGCTTAGTATATATACAACTCCATATTCGAAATGTTtactttatgttataatacttGATATTAAACATCCGGAGATTCCGGACGTAAAATTCCCAagcgactataataataataataatattataaacgtatgtTGTGTAATTCACGGGTTATACAATAGCTAACATTTACTTACGTTTGCTCAATTGTTATAGTACAACATTACAATTCTTGAGCAAACGATCAACAGAAAATGGGTTTTTCGACTTTAAACagattagaataatatacaagacAGTACATAATACTTACTATAATCTCGGTActaacgtatattattgttatgtattaatttaaaataaaaaaatatattattggaaactttatattgcatatttaagtaaaattattgcattttataaatatataaataattttcataggcTGTAACCTAACCTTATAGATTTCAACGTCATACAATTTACTCGTTTTTAATTCCCTGGTATAATTCTGGATTCTAAACGAAGTAATAAGCGTCTAATCATTTTGCAATGCATGATTTTTTTCAGGTCTATAAATAGTTGAAAATGACATTGATTTCGATTTTGATAATGATTAGTAAAAGAAAATTGAACCaagtttgtttattaaaaatattaaaacttcccaatatttttcaataaaataaatataaaatttaaaaaaacgcaAATTTTCGAACAAATCCAATTcttaacaaaatcaatttagattttacagtgaactttaaaataaataacgatagataattaaatattttttaatattgctgaacaaaaatatttgaaaattaaataaaaggttaatttcaatgtttaattactaactaaaaaaatacaaaatagccacaataaacataaacagTATCAACATTAACAATTGTTATGAAATTCGTgatgaaattttgaaaaaaaaatgtattgtctgAACCGAAGGAATCTAGGTGAAGCAGTAGCTTTTCAGAGTCGAAACTTCACACGCACAATTTGGTGTGTTGCTATAACAACATACGCGCATACAAATGTTGAAAAagccaaatttatatttctcatATGGGGCATAGCAACCTGTAGAcggttttttcaaaaaaaaaactaattttatgtgtttttatgtGTGAAATGTATTTGCGAGACAGTTACAAATAACATAGAACGTTAAACTCAACGTCGCTCATCCTTTTAAAGCCGTTATAAAAGCGATTATCTCAAAAAATGTTGAGGCttcaatcatattaaaataagattataatagtaatattatataaaatgaaaaataatctctcttgtatttatttccttttttttaacGGTATTTagatctgtttttttttttataagctataatataataggtaaggCCGTACGATTAGAAATTTAATgctttaattacaatttattttataatttttatttaaagttgacTGTGATT
This sequence is a window from Rhopalosiphum maidis isolate BTI-1 chromosome 1, ASM367621v3, whole genome shotgun sequence. Protein-coding genes within it:
- the LOC113548907 gene encoding vitamin K-dependent gamma-carboxylase, translated to MDTDTETVAEKSLRKDVPRRAATAWRRLVSYMFEPEDGECLAALRIAFGLLMMIDTMDERGFCEADKRWMEPVKCYFPLFDFVKPLPGRWMCLAYAAMFSGVLGMLMGFHYRISCAMYAIPYWYIFLADKSVWNNHSYLFGLLIAIFSVIDAHHNWSIDRLLQKIPSDTPSSVPRWNYLLLRIQFFIMYFVAGLKKFEPDWLWGYSMMSLGHHYAFTPFRYFFSAEFVDHWIVHVGGFLIDLLSGFGLCFRSTRPFTIIVLLAFHSMNATMFTIGMFPYVCAAMIPVFCEPKTMSKMLRTAVESVWNDKSGPKSVDYKPPTTTKQNVIVAGVCVYTALQLFLPYSHILTQGYNGWRNGLYGYSWDMMVYNVEVAKVEIKVLDHVRREQFFLDPQSWTNNNKWMLHGDMLKQFAGCVAANMPDRRDNMSIQMDIWGSLNGRFHQRLVDPKVDLLHAPWSPWSPVPWLMPLIRHLDRWRPLMIDAKRNTDDDLLFFADFPGMTVTNDADDREQTTTTLAVLEGAVAVRESQIGGGDDNGTVRLVSGEAMDVTGRHVVTTVSATPSCYVFASTVEIGGGGGGCGASGHGGDDGGVLTRPAAVGGNRAKSCSKACYAFALHAIRDAFSALFFRTAV